Proteins encoded together in one Candidatus Bathyarchaeota archaeon window:
- a CDS encoding AAA family ATPase, with amino-acid sequence MKSLTTGCDKLDSLLGGGIPVGVITLIYGEASTGKTTLSLGVSIEASRRGFKVIYVDSDSSLTPTRLGWILKGLTREELEELGILFFKPLDFYEQRELIEGLEAYLRGDHRLIVVDSITNLYRAALAEKGAFKLNRELGRQLAYLAELAAKKDLAILCTAQVHSKPMQGIIEPVARRVLTYWSKAILRLRFPEDRKLRELKVEDFPEEKIKGRSILLAFRSDGALCC; translated from the coding sequence TTGAAGTCTCTGACCACGGGATGCGATAAGCTGGACTCCCTATTGGGAGGAGGGATCCCCGTAGGGGTAATCACGTTGATCTACGGTGAAGCCTCCACCGGTAAGACGACGCTATCCTTAGGGGTTTCCATCGAGGCAAGCCGGAGGGGTTTCAAGGTCATCTATGTGGATTCGGATTCATCCCTGACGCCGACTAGGCTGGGTTGGATCCTTAAAGGCTTAACCCGGGAGGAATTAGAAGAATTAGGTATACTTTTCTTCAAGCCTCTAGACTTCTACGAGCAAAGGGAGTTGATAGAGGGTTTGGAGGCGTATCTTAGGGGGGATCACAGGCTTATAGTAGTGGACTCCATCACCAATCTTTATAGGGCGGCCTTGGCGGAGAAGGGCGCCTTTAAACTTAATAGGGAGCTGGGTAGGCAACTGGCCTACCTCGCCGAATTGGCTGCTAAAAAGGATTTAGCAATCCTATGCACCGCCCAAGTTCATTCCAAACCTATGCAAGGGATTATTGAGCCGGTGGCTAGGAGGGTTCTAACCTACTGGTCAAAGGCCATACTCAGGCTTAGATTTCCGGAAGACCGTAAATTAAGAGAGTTGAAAGTGGAGGATTTCCCAGAGGAGAAGATTAAGGGGAGATCGATCCTTCTAGCCTTCAGGAGCGATGGAGCCTTATGTTGCTAA
- a CDS encoding CDP-2,3-bis-(O-geranylgeranyl)-sn-glycerol synthase — protein MLLNPIELLVFILPVYVANASPVILGGGAPLDLGRKFMDGKPIFGPHKTFKGFIGGLIAGWMTATILSALLGWGWLKPGLLACAGSMMGDLIGAFIKRRIGLKAGESAPLLDQLDFIIGALILVYPIWKLSMATVLISLSITPPIHLATNWIAYKLNLKKVPW, from the coding sequence ATGTTGCTAAATCCCATAGAGCTCTTAGTCTTCATTCTACCCGTATATGTGGCTAATGCCTCCCCCGTCATACTCGGAGGGGGAGCTCCCCTAGATCTCGGCAGAAAATTCATGGATGGAAAGCCTATCTTTGGCCCTCATAAGACGTTCAAGGGATTTATTGGAGGCCTAATTGCAGGCTGGATGACAGCTACCATTTTATCGGCCCTCCTCGGATGGGGATGGCTTAAACCGGGGCTCCTTGCCTGCGCCGGATCCATGATGGGAGACCTGATAGGAGCTTTCATAAAGCGTCGGATAGGGTTGAAGGCCGGAGAGTCAGCCCCTCTACTGGACCAGCTTGACTTCATAATAGGCGCATTAATACTCGTATACCCCATCTGGAAACTTAGTATGGCCACAGTGCTAATAAGCCTGTCAATAACTCCCCCAATCCACTTAGCAACCAATTGGATAGCCTATAAATTGAATTTGAAGAAAGTTCCATGGTAG